The sequence below is a genomic window from Setaria italica strain Yugu1 chromosome IV, Setaria_italica_v2.0, whole genome shotgun sequence.
GGTTGGAGGCAGGTGGATGCGGCGTCGGGATTGGAGCAATCGCCGGTCCGAGGGTGCTTGCGCCAATGGGGTCGCCCTGCTCGTCGTCCCCAGATCCGGCACCATTGTCACCCGTCTGTTGCGGGGCTCCGGGTGGAGGTGGGCGCCGAGGCATGGCGGTCCCCGGCAGGTTGGAGGGTGGGTGGACGCCGGGGCCAGgatggccgccggcggggtGCGCTGTGGAGTGCGCTAGCCTAGAGTGAGAAAAGGTATTCTATTCCATGTCAAATTACACGTACCTTTCTGTGGTATCAGAGTTTAGTTTGGAATCTGGAAAAAGATGTACTTTCATTTCCAAGATACTGTCAGTGCTTCAATTATTCCATGATAAATTACACAGTTAAGTCCATGAAGGAAGCGTGGTAAGGGACATGTAGGGCAGGCAGATATGGGGTCCATTGGAAGAAACAGGGGTTGGTGGTCGGCAGTCGATAACATTTGATCGAACCATTCTGGGCGAGTGTATGGGTGCATATGCATGGCGAGCCGGCTGCGACCTCTCAAATTTGGAGACGGACGACGACTCAGCTCACATAATTCTAGCTCGGTTGGCCTTGCCTACTAGCTGCTCATCAGTGAATAATAGAGGCGTCGTGCTTGTTAGTTACCCCATCTGATTTGATTTACTTGTCGTATGGGACATGGTCACATGGAGATCGCTCTTTTAACATAGATGTATTTGATCATTTTCATTTTTCCCCATAAGTACGTGTCAAAAAAGTTAAATATACTAGAATATGTATGAGAAATATTTGACTTTGACCATTTTGACAAGTTTTGTAGGGACAAAAGGCAACTTTAAGTACATGTCAAAAAGTTAATAATGATATATTTATCCACATTGTTGTCCAAAACTCTAATCAACTATTTAAGCATCTAATGACTTCAGATAAAAAATATTTCACCTGCGAAAAAAATTGTAACTAGGTAACTATGCTATTGATTTTGAAGAAACCTATAATTTCATATGATATTTGTCTCTGTCCAACTCCATATGAATTTACGGAATGTATCCGTGCCAGTTCATAATACAAGCTAGCACATTTATAATCATGGAGGTATACCATGCCGATACGTGTTATTATGCGGCATGAGTTAACCATTTCTACGTACTTTTTCTGCCATGGATGGGCTTATATGGACGAGACTTTTTCACGTGGCCATCATGTTTAAAAGTTACTTGAAGCATCATAGTTGCTTGAGTAGCAAGATTCTTGAATCAGTATGCAAAGACTGTTCTTCTCCGGCGCGCCTGCTGCGTGTGGGATCTTCCGAAGAATCACAGATTCTCTGTTGTCGACTTTTCATATTAagatcttgtttagttgccaaagtttggaggtgacAAATTACtattacagcactgtagcacactgtagcgtttcgtttgtatttgtgaattattgtccaaacattgactaattaggctcaaaagattcgtctcgcaaagtacaacaaaactgtgcaattagtttttaatttcatctacatttagtactccatgcatgtaccgcaagtttgatgtgatggagaatcttctttttgcatagtaccaaagttgggagttgagggtgaactaaacaagcgCTAACAACATGAGGTCTAAGCTTGAGATTCTTGAACGGAAGGCAGTTAGCTAGCCTGCTTTTATGATATACTAGTCCATGCTACACAAAGTAAAACACAAGAACGTACAGTTCATTCTCGGCGACCTCTTTCTGCCCAATGCGAACGAGGAGTCTGACCATAACACCATGAGTCTCGGTTGCACCGTACCAGCCTTACAGCTGGCTTGCGATCATTTCGGAGAACCTGTGCACGACCTGTCCATGACACTGACATTGCATCTGCCAtcctttgaagtttgaaccgtACGTAGCTCCCTCGTCCACAAGTGTCGTGAAGGACGTCGAAGCGAGATTAGAGGGGTGTTTGGATTAACAAGTTTCGTTAATATTTAGTTCGTGTCATATTGAATTTTTAGAggttaattagaagaattaaatataagttaattataaaactaattacacagatggaggttgattcgcgagacgaatccattaagcttaattaattcatcattagcaaatggttactgtagcagcacattgtcaaatcatggactaattaggcttaatagattcgtctcgcgaattagcctccatctatgcaatgggttttgtaattagtctatatttaatactcctaattagtatctaaacattcgatgtgatagggattaaaaataaacaaaaggaaCAAACACCCTCTAGCTATGGCCAATTGGCCATGCCCATCATATCCGTACTGAAACTTGAGGCAGCACCTGCACGTCAGAGCCAAGTAACTGACGATGATGGATTGGGCGGAATCGAAATGTCATAAACAGTGTCGGAAGCGTGGTTGGTCTGAAACCATGAGCCAAGGCCATGCCCATCCATAAGCTGGAACTTCAGGCAGAATCACCTGCACACGTCAGAGGCAGACAAGTAATTAACTAGCCATGACTGATCACGATCGAAGTGTCAACAACATAGCAGGAAATAAACGTGGTTGGAAAGTGTTTAGGCAATTCTTAGACGGTTCAAATTCTCGTTGAAGGTTGCAAAACGCTCCAACGCCATGGTTGCATCTACCGATCGTCACCGTGACTCCATGAGCGCAAGCAGGCCAAGCCAAACTGCACGgtaggtcgtcgtcgtcgtcgtcgtcttgaGTCAACTGTCAACTAGTTAATTTGGGGTTGGTAAATTCCAATGATCACCATGGAAGGAAAAAGGATCCCTTGGATGGATTGCTTTACGGGAGCGATGTGCCACTAACGGAACCCCTCTTCGCAGTGGGGACTGGTCAGATTTGCATCCAGCAACCTTTTCGACGTTTGGTACGCTGTGGAAAATATTCTATGTTTCCGGCATTGACGATGACAAGTTGCAGTCTAATCTTCCCATGTTTGGTTGATGCCGAGAGGAGTAGTTTTCACGGGGTTAAACAATCAAGGTCCAGCTTGCTGCAAATAGTTCACGTGTACAGTACATTGTTTGGTCCATGCCAAATTTAATAAGAACATGACATGAGCTTGATCATCCAATTCGAAGATGACTCGAACCCGGATGGACGGATTCTCCGTGTACCTTACATTCATTAGCACGACGCGTCAAGCACGGAGAGACGGACGCGCCATCCATCTACATCGCGAGGCGTGCCAGCTCGTCGGCGAACACCTTCCTGAACTCCGGCATGCTCTCGGGCTCCAGTGACAGCGCGAGCGCGACGGCGCCGTCCTTCCCCGGCGCCTGCATCACGTACACGAAGCCGCTGTAGTACATGAGCGCCGGCCCCATGAACACGGGCGCGCCCCACCCGAAGTCGGAGTCGTGCAGCGACATGCCCATCCAGCTGATGGCGCGGAGGTGCGCCCGCGAGATGCCGCTCCGGGGCAGGTTCATGGCGTCCACCCCCTCCAGGTAGTCCACCAGCGACCGCGCGTAGTCGTCGCCCTGGCTCGTCGCCGcgagcgcgcgccgcgccgcgtaGCCCACGGGGTTCGACACCACCtccccggcggtggcggagaccgACGTCCGGACCACCGCGTTGCCGAAGTAGCccgggggcagcggcggcgccaggcgCGCGCGCATGTCGATCATGGAGTAGAGCCGCGTCTCGGCGTCGTCCGGCAGCGACCGCGCCCGGCACGCGCACTGCCACAccagcgccaccaccgcgcGGAACGTGGACGCCCCCGCGCACCGCGCCTTGAGCGCCGTCACCTGCGCCTTGGTCAGCGTGATGATGGCGCTCGCGTAGGTGGAGGACGGTGCCGTGACCgcgtgcgccggcgccggctcggGCTTGTACTCCGGGTGGTCGTACAGCACCGtgggcgccggccgcgcgctgAGGAGCCGGTGGTCGAAGCATGGCGGCAGGGGCgcggcgtccccgccgccgcgggcgatGCTCGCCCACGTCTCGACGAAGTGCGCGGCGCTCCTGGCGTCGACGACGGAGTGGTGCAGGGCGAGGCCAAGCACGACGCCGCCGCAGCGCAGGCGGGTGAGCTGCGCGAACAGCAGCGGGCACGGCGGGTTCGGAGCGGGGGTGGGCGGCACGAACAGCGCCCGCATCTCGTCGCACGGCACGAACTCGCTGAGCAGGTCGTCCAGCGCGGTGTCCGCCGACCGCGCCGACACGAACACCGCGCCCTCGCCCGTGCAGTCGATCTGGACGCGcccggtggcggcgtcggcgccgaggcggccggcgagagGGTAGAACGCGACGAGCGCCCTCGCGAGGCTGTCCCGGACGGCGCCGGCCTCGAAGAACTCCGGCCTGCCGTTGGCCCGGTAGAAGTAGACCGTGGGCGTGtacccgcgccgcgcggcgaggTCGAGGTTGGACAGCCACACGGCGCCCGCCGGCGTCTCCTCCGCCGGGACGACCAGCTCCGTCGTCAGCCGCTCCACCGTGGCCATCGTTGCGACGGCGGGGTTCGCGGTTCGCCCTAGCTAGCTGTGTCGTGCCGGTGAGTTTACAGTGCACACGTGGCAATGTCTCTGTTGCCTGCTGCTGGGCTTGTGGGATGCTGTGGTGGTTTTGGCTAGCGTTTGGTGGTTTATATAGGAGGAGGGAAGCGTGCATGAGGGcggttggtggtggtggcatgGTAGTGGACAGTATAGTTTGGATGCTGCAATTGCAAGTGCGCTGCGGACCAACGCCGGCGCGTGTGAAATTCCTCCCTCGGTTGACTGCGGCATAGCAGATAAAGCGAGTGGGGATTGGAACGAAGACCTCATTTTCTTGACTTGGGATGCTGTGAATTGTGATGCAGCGCCGGACAAGACATATGGACAGGGCAGGTAGCACAAACGTGATCCTTTCCTTGGATGGTCGTctacactaccggaaacagaaagttcgccgagtgcctggggcactcggcgaagcctcaaaaacactcggcgaaacgtttgccgagtgtaacactcggcaaacggcacatgGTAAATTTTGAGTCGGCAAAgttaagtttgccgagtgttttctgtcgtgcactcggcgaagctttcGCGGAGtgacaaaaaaacactcggtagacatatttttcgaaaaaaataaaaaaaatacaaaaacgccagccggccaccaccaccgccacaactgccacccgccaccacgccgcctcgccacggccgccgcccaccacgccgccacatcCGCCGGGGAGGAGCGGGCCACCCGGAGCTTCCGGCGGCCGACCTTGTCGACGAGGACGATGGAGACGACGGTGGCGGGCCGCGCGTCACCAGGGAGGGGATCcggccgggggagggagggccgcctcccatcctcacccggatccggccgcgaggggaggggatctggccgggggagggagggccgccTCCCGTCCTCACCCGGATctagcccccgccgcccggatctggccCGTCCGCCGGAGATTTGTGCAGCTACCAGTGGAGATTTGTGCAGGAATGAGATAGAGAGggccactttttttttccttgagaaACAGAGATGAGTGGACCTTGTATGCTGTATGATGCTGTATTCATATACGTATGGAGTATGGTTATACACGGTATTAGTGTTTGGATTGAACTAGATGTTGGAGATGGAGATTTTTGGGAAGGTCGTGCCGTGCATGCTTGTAGACATTTAGACGTTTTCTGGGATGTTAATAATGTTACAGGAGCTCAAATCTTGATGTCTATGAATAACACAGCTCACTAAAGACAACCGTGAACGAGAGCAGAAGCTCAGAGGCTTACGCTCCTTGATAATCTCCATTTTCTAAAATGGTGATATCATTGTTTCTTATCAGATAGGGTTAGGACGTAATTAAATTCACCGCCTATGCGCTACGAGTACATATTGTTCCTAGCTGCATGTAGCTCTACACAACTTCACTGAGCATTTTCTTTCAAAGAAACGTCGTCTATCAGGTGATCACTTTCTCTATTCAAAAAATAGTCCCCCAAGTAAgcattcaaaaagaaaaggaaagaaaagaatcaTCGTGCAACAGGTGGTGATGATCACCGGTCAATATTGGTCCAACAAGATGCGTGTTGGAGACGAGTCGCGAGTGGCATGTGATGATGGGAAGCAGGCCAAAAGATGACCAGTCCTAGCTACTCCAGCGGTCCAGCCCCCAACTTAAATTTGCAGTCTCTCTTttttatctccaactttgcaagTTCAAGTATGCATGCATCAAACGATTCAAGCACTAAATGGACAATAAGATACCACACGCAATGCGTATTGTATTTGTCAAGGTATGTAAGATGCCATTCAGAACCCTGCTGGATTATGTACGTACAGTATAATAACCTTGATGGAACATTTGGTACTGTTGAGGCGCCTGACATTTATGACTAGTGGTCAGACAGAACCGTGTACCTA
It includes:
- the LOC101777570 gene encoding hydroxycinnamoyltransferase 4, whose amino-acid sequence is MATVERLTTELVVPAEETPAGAVWLSNLDLAARRGYTPTVYFYRANGRPEFFEAGAVRDSLARALVAFYPLAGRLGADAATGRVQIDCTGEGAVFVSARSADTALDDLLSEFVPCDEMRALFVPPTPAPNPPCPLLFAQLTRLRCGGVVLGLALHHSVVDARSAAHFVETWASIARGGGDAAPLPPCFDHRLLSARPAPTVLYDHPEYKPEPAPAHAVTAPSSTYASAIITLTKAQVTALKARCAGASTFRAVVALVWQCACRARSLPDDAETRLYSMIDMRARLAPPLPPGYFGNAVVRTSVSATAGEVVSNPVGYAARRALAATSQGDDYARSLVDYLEGVDAMNLPRSGISRAHLRAISWMGMSLHDSDFGWGAPVFMGPALMYYSGFVYVMQAPGKDGAVALALSLEPESMPEFRKVFADELARLAM